ATTGAACGCATTAATGATAAAACCGAACAGTTAAACCTGCGCATGGAAAACACCTACCAGCGTTACCTGCTGCAGTTTACCCGGATGAATGAGCTGGAATCCCAGATGCAGCAAACCTCCAGTTTGTTTAACGTCAGCAGCTAATTTACCGGATTTAATTTTCCCGAAACAGGAAACTAAGGACTCACTATGTACGATTTTAACTCAGGTTTAGACGCCTACCAGGAAACGTCCAACGAAGCCCAGGCGGCCACCGCAGATCCCCACAAATTAGTGGTAATGCTGATTGAAGGTTTTCTTGATGAACTGGAGCGGGCCCAGGGCCATATCCAGGCCCAGCGTTTTGAACATAAAGGCCGCTCCGTCAGCAAATGCATGGACATCCTTGCCGGGCTGGATTCCGCCCTGGACATGGAGCAGGGCGGCGAAGTTGCCGGTAACCTGCATAACCTTTACGAATACTGCGCCCTGACCCTGTACAAGGTCAGCATCAGCAACGAAACCGAGCAATTGGCGTCCGTTTTCACCGTGATGGAAAACCTCAAGCTGGGCTGGCAGCAAATGGGCAGAGATGCCGCCTAAGCCGCCCGGCAAGTTACAACAAGGCTGGCCCGCACTGAGCCGGCCTTAGGCAAACGAATAAAG
This genomic window from Thalassomonas viridans contains:
- the fliS gene encoding flagellar export chaperone FliS, with amino-acid sequence MYDFNSGLDAYQETSNEAQAATADPHKLVVMLIEGFLDELERAQGHIQAQRFEHKGRSVSKCMDILAGLDSALDMEQGGEVAGNLHNLYEYCALTLYKVSISNETEQLASVFTVMENLKLGWQQMGRDAA